From one Candidatus Binatus sp. genomic stretch:
- the hisS gene encoding histidine--tRNA ligase: MELTRLRGFRDLIGADARAMSLIEERARALVERYSMKEVRIPVLERTQLYLRSTGETSDIVEKQMYTFADRDEGETVVALRPEGTPGVVRAYIEAGFDRTEPEQRLFYSGPMFRRERPQKGRYRQFYQFGVEIFGRPDAACDAELLIMIDDLCRDLKVPFTMEINSIGDQKCRPAFRSALVQWGRAHWNELCDDCHNRIDRNPLRLLDCKIDAKLAESAPNSLDYLCDECRAHFDTVKGLLTAASVQYAVNPRMVRGLDYYTRTAFEVMAGGLGAQSTVVAGGRYDGLVETMGGAAVAGIGFAIGVDRMALALQAAGLAPTGAPDAAIIAMGPAATRHAIVVARNLRAANLNVEMLSPERKMKTLLARASKIGARVAVIIGDDELARGVVQIRDLKQSTQREVAVAEAARAIADARAE, from the coding sequence TTGGAACTGACACGACTCAGAGGATTTCGAGATCTAATCGGCGCCGACGCGCGTGCGATGAGCCTCATCGAGGAGCGGGCTCGCGCGCTGGTCGAGCGCTATTCGATGAAAGAGGTCCGGATTCCGGTGCTGGAACGCACGCAACTCTACCTGCGCTCGACTGGCGAAACCTCGGACATCGTCGAAAAACAGATGTACACATTCGCCGATCGCGACGAAGGCGAAACGGTCGTCGCGCTGCGGCCCGAAGGCACGCCCGGCGTGGTGCGCGCATACATCGAGGCCGGGTTCGATCGCACCGAGCCCGAGCAGCGGCTGTTCTACTCGGGTCCGATGTTCCGTCGCGAACGCCCGCAGAAGGGCCGCTATCGGCAGTTCTATCAGTTTGGCGTCGAGATATTCGGCCGGCCCGACGCCGCCTGCGACGCCGAACTGCTGATAATGATTGACGACCTTTGCCGCGACCTCAAAGTTCCGTTCACCATGGAAATCAATTCCATCGGCGACCAGAAGTGCCGGCCCGCCTTTCGCAGCGCGCTCGTGCAATGGGGTCGCGCGCATTGGAACGAACTCTGCGACGACTGCCACAATCGCATCGATCGCAATCCGCTGCGTCTGCTCGACTGCAAAATTGACGCGAAGCTCGCCGAGTCGGCGCCTAATAGCCTCGATTACCTATGCGATGAATGCCGGGCACACTTCGATACCGTAAAGGGACTTTTGACCGCCGCGAGTGTCCAATACGCCGTCAATCCGCGCATGGTGCGCGGGCTGGACTATTACACGCGCACCGCGTTCGAGGTGATGGCGGGCGGCCTCGGCGCGCAGAGCACGGTCGTGGCGGGAGGACGATACGACGGGCTGGTCGAGACGATGGGTGGCGCGGCGGTTGCGGGGATCGGTTTCGCGATCGGCGTCGATCGGATGGCGCTGGCTCTGCAAGCGGCCGGGCTGGCGCCTACCGGGGCGCCGGACGCCGCGATAATTGCGATGGGGCCGGCGGCGACGCGCCATGCGATCGTCGTGGCGCGCAATCTGCGCGCTGCGAATCTGAACGTCGAGATGCTCTCGCCCGAGCGTAAGATGAAGACGTTGCTTGCGCGCGCGTCGAAGATTGGCGCGCGCGTCGCAGTAATAATCGGCGACGACGAACTGGCGCGCGGCGTCGTGCAAATCCGCGACCTGAAGCAGAGCACGCAGCGCGAAGTCGCTGTGGCGGAGGCGGCCCGCGCGATTGCGGACGCTCGCGCAGAGTGA
- the wrbA gene encoding NAD(P)H:quinone oxidoreductase — protein sequence MAAKVQVIFYSMYGHIYKMAEAVAAGVREVPGVEVSLYQVPELAPDAVLEKSGAKKARDAFAHIPIATVNQLPEADAIIFGTPTRFGNMAAQMRNFLDQCGGLWVRNALVGKVGSVFASTGTQHGGQETTITSFHTTLLHLGMIIVGVPYSAKGLSNMGEISGGTPYGATTLANSDGSRQPSKNELEIAQFQGRHVADIARRLVQAR from the coding sequence ATGGCAGCCAAGGTACAGGTGATCTTCTACTCGATGTATGGGCACATCTACAAAATGGCCGAAGCGGTCGCCGCCGGCGTTCGCGAAGTGCCCGGCGTCGAGGTGAGTCTCTACCAGGTGCCGGAACTGGCGCCCGACGCGGTGCTTGAAAAGAGCGGCGCGAAGAAAGCCCGCGACGCGTTCGCGCACATTCCGATCGCGACGGTCAATCAGCTTCCCGAAGCTGACGCGATCATCTTTGGCACGCCGACGCGATTTGGAAACATGGCGGCGCAAATGCGCAACTTTCTCGATCAATGCGGCGGGCTATGGGTACGCAATGCGCTGGTGGGCAAAGTCGGCAGCGTTTTCGCCAGCACTGGAACCCAACACGGCGGCCAGGAAACCACCATCACCAGTTTTCATACCACGCTGCTGCATCTGGGCATGATCATCGTCGGCGTGCCATATTCCGCGAAGGGACTTTCGAACATGGGCGAAATTTCCGGCGGAACTCCCTATGGAGCGACCACGCTCGCGAACTCCGACGGGAGCCGTCAGCCGTCGAAGAACGAACTCGAGATCGCGCAGTTCCAGGGACGCCACGTCGCCGACATCGCGCGACGGCTGGTTCAGGCTCGATAG
- the aspS gene encoding aspartate--tRNA ligase — translation MPKTEQYSPLPPWPRTDYCGAIRATDVDREVALWGWVQTRRDHGGLIFIDLRDRDGIVQLVLNPKHDGAAHAAAGDTRSEFYVAVKGKVVRRADGTVNAELPTGEIEVLVSAFETLSASAPLPFQIADAGATAEEIRLKHRYLDLRRPEMQRNLRWRHQALQAVRSHLDQNGFIDVETPILFKSTPEGARDYLVPSRVNPGKFYALPQSPQLLKQILMIGGLDRYYQIARCFRDEDLRANRQPEFSQIDIEMTCPRPEDIQSIAEGMIASVYRNVLDLDVKPPFARIAYAEAMERFGIDKPDMRFGLELKNLTAAFAGTSFKVFAEILARAESVYGINLPGDHALSRRELDELAESVKSRHAMGLAWIKAGEGGWQGPIAKYLSDGERAAATAASGLKAGGTLLMVAGPPDKVRPVLGDIRLQLAAKFGLDKSGELKFLWVVDFPLFDYSAEAQRMVSVNHPFTAPHPGDLAMLESAPLKARALAYDMVLNGQELGGGSIRIHSRELQLKVFELLGLTREEAMDRFGFLLDALKYGAPPHGGIAFGVDRICMMLCGAESLRDVIAFPKTQKAVDPMSGAPSQVDPRQLKELSIKVTS, via the coding sequence ATGCCGAAAACTGAGCAATATTCTCCGCTGCCGCCCTGGCCTCGAACCGATTACTGCGGCGCGATTCGCGCCACCGACGTTGACCGCGAGGTTGCGCTGTGGGGCTGGGTCCAGACCCGGCGCGATCACGGCGGGCTTATTTTCATCGATCTTCGCGACCGCGACGGTATCGTCCAGCTGGTGCTGAATCCCAAGCACGACGGCGCCGCCCACGCGGCGGCCGGCGACACGCGCTCGGAGTTTTACGTTGCGGTCAAGGGCAAGGTGGTGCGCCGCGCCGACGGCACCGTCAACGCGGAGCTTCCGACCGGCGAAATCGAGGTACTGGTCAGCGCATTCGAGACTCTGAGCGCGTCGGCGCCGCTGCCGTTTCAGATTGCCGACGCCGGTGCGACCGCCGAGGAAATCCGCCTCAAGCACCGCTATCTCGATCTGCGCCGCCCCGAGATGCAGCGCAACCTGCGCTGGCGCCATCAGGCGTTGCAGGCGGTTCGCAGCCATCTCGATCAAAACGGGTTCATCGACGTCGAGACGCCGATACTTTTCAAATCGACGCCCGAGGGCGCGCGCGATTACCTGGTGCCGAGCCGCGTGAACCCCGGCAAATTCTACGCGCTGCCGCAATCGCCGCAGTTGTTGAAGCAGATTCTGATGATCGGCGGACTCGATCGCTATTATCAGATAGCCCGGTGTTTCCGCGACGAGGATTTGCGCGCGAATCGCCAGCCCGAATTCAGCCAGATCGATATCGAGATGACGTGCCCGCGGCCCGAGGATATCCAATCGATCGCGGAGGGGATGATCGCGTCGGTTTATCGCAACGTGCTCGACCTGGACGTGAAGCCGCCTTTTGCGCGGATTGCGTATGCCGAGGCGATGGAACGTTTCGGCATCGACAAGCCCGATATGCGCTTCGGGCTCGAGCTGAAAAATCTCACGGCCGCATTCGCGGGGACCTCGTTCAAGGTGTTCGCGGAAATTCTCGCGCGCGCCGAATCCGTGTACGGGATAAACCTCCCGGGCGATCATGCGCTCAGCCGCCGTGAACTCGACGAGCTTGCCGAGTCGGTGAAATCGCGCCATGCGATGGGACTGGCGTGGATAAAGGCGGGCGAGGGCGGATGGCAGGGACCGATCGCAAAGTATTTGAGCGACGGCGAGAGAGCCGCGGCGACCGCGGCCTCCGGATTGAAGGCCGGCGGTACGCTGTTGATGGTCGCGGGACCGCCGGACAAGGTGCGGCCGGTTCTCGGGGACATCCGTTTGCAGCTCGCCGCGAAATTCGGTCTGGACAAATCCGGCGAGCTCAAATTTTTGTGGGTGGTCGATTTCCCGCTGTTCGATTACAGCGCCGAAGCCCAGCGCATGGTTTCCGTGAACCATCCGTTCACCGCGCCTCACCCCGGCGATCTTGCGATGCTCGAATCCGCGCCGCTCAAGGCTCGCGCACTCGCGTACGACATGGTGCTTAACGGCCAGGAACTCGGCGGCGGCTCGATTCGTATCCATAGCCGCGAGCTTCAATTGAAGGTATTTGAATTGTTGGGGCTGACCCGCGAGGAGGCGATGGATCGCTTCGGCTTTCTGCTCGACGCACTGAAATATGGAGCGCCGCCCCATGGCGGAATCGCTTTCGGAGTCGATCGGATTTGCATGATGCTGTGCGGCGCCGAGTCGCTGCGCGACGTGATTGCATTCCCCAAGACGCAAAAGGCGGTTGACCCAATGAGCGGAGCGCCGTCGCAAGTCGATCCGCGCCAGCTCAAGGAATTGTCGATCAAGGTGACGTCATGA
- a CDS encoding thiolase family protein, which translates to MRNVYVLGTGMIKFGRYPDKTVPQLGGQAAILALRDAGISIKDVGMFACGNLQQSNAMVGQRILQQIGQTGIPVINVTNACATGSTAFREAYMSVASGMYDIAMAVGVEQMGKAGLLGGAGGGDPAYVTEGKLGSGTMPVVFGQAGIEHMRKYGTKLEHFAKISVKSHKHATKNPFSQYRNEVSLEDVMNARMIAYPNTLYMCCPTGDGAAAAILVSEDKLKQLAGGRKRAKVAASVLTSDPWTDRDLTLPDVSTLTRRASKQAYETAGIGPKDIALTELHDCFATAELVHYENLGLCGEGEAGKFIDSGGGMHPSLGGHDPVNVSGGLLSKGHPLGATGVANICEVVWHLTQDDRAKDRLVPNAKAGQAHVIGLGSACTIHVLTV; encoded by the coding sequence ATGCGAAATGTTTATGTTCTGGGAACCGGGATGATCAAATTCGGACGCTATCCCGACAAGACCGTCCCCCAACTCGGCGGCCAGGCGGCGATCCTCGCGCTCAGGGACGCCGGAATTTCAATCAAGGACGTCGGGATGTTCGCCTGCGGAAATCTCCAGCAGTCCAACGCGATGGTCGGACAGAGAATCCTGCAGCAGATTGGCCAGACCGGAATCCCGGTAATCAACGTCACCAACGCTTGCGCCACCGGCTCGACCGCGTTTCGCGAGGCGTATATGTCGGTCGCGTCCGGGATGTATGACATCGCGATGGCGGTTGGCGTCGAGCAGATGGGCAAGGCGGGATTGCTCGGCGGGGCAGGCGGCGGCGATCCCGCGTACGTGACCGAGGGCAAGCTCGGCTCCGGCACGATGCCCGTGGTCTTCGGCCAGGCGGGCATCGAGCATATGCGCAAGTACGGCACCAAGCTGGAGCACTTCGCAAAAATCTCGGTGAAGTCGCACAAGCACGCGACCAAGAATCCATTTTCGCAGTACCGCAACGAAGTCTCGCTCGAAGACGTGATGAATGCGCGCATGATCGCTTATCCCAACACGCTTTATATGTGTTGCCCGACCGGAGACGGCGCGGCGGCGGCGATTCTGGTCAGCGAGGACAAGCTCAAACAGCTTGCCGGCGGACGCAAGCGCGCGAAAGTGGCGGCTTCCGTGCTCACCTCGGACCCGTGGACCGATCGCGACCTCACCCTGCCCGACGTCAGCACGCTCACGCGCCGCGCGTCGAAGCAGGCCTACGAGACCGCCGGCATCGGACCCAAGGACATCGCGCTTACCGAACTGCACGACTGCTTCGCCACGGCTGAGCTGGTGCATTACGAAAACCTCGGACTGTGCGGCGAGGGCGAAGCCGGCAAGTTCATCGACTCGGGCGGCGGCATGCATCCGAGCCTCGGCGGCCATGATCCGGTCAACGTTTCGGGCGGATTGCTCTCGAAGGGGCACCCGCTCGGCGCCACCGGCGTCGCGAATATCTGCGAAGTGGTTTGGCATCTGACGCAGGACGATCGCGCGAAAGACCGCTTGGTGCCTAACGCCAAGGCGGGCCAGGCCCACGTGATCGGGCTGGGTTCCGCCTGCACGATCCATGTCCTGACGGTATAA
- a CDS encoding pirin family protein produces MITLRKASERGLTKLDWLSSRHTFSFGDYFDPKENGFSVLRVINDDWIAAAKGFGAHPHRDMEIITYVLEGAVEHRDSLGTRSVIPAGDVQRMTAGTGIQHSEFNPSPTQSLHLLQIWILPEAAGIKPGYEQKTLGDRTKGRLSLVASHAGGDGALRIHQDAGLYIGALDGGQSLDKELAVGRNAYVHVSRGKVNLNGVALAEGDGAKVADESRLKFAAPEAAEVLLFDLP; encoded by the coding sequence ATGATTACCTTGCGCAAAGCTTCAGAGCGAGGGCTGACCAAACTCGACTGGCTCAGTAGCCGCCATACGTTTTCTTTCGGCGACTATTTCGATCCGAAGGAGAATGGGTTCTCGGTGTTGCGCGTCATCAACGATGACTGGATCGCAGCGGCGAAGGGCTTCGGCGCCCATCCTCATCGCGACATGGAGATCATCACCTATGTGCTGGAAGGCGCGGTCGAGCATCGCGACAGCCTCGGCACGCGGAGCGTGATTCCAGCCGGCGATGTGCAACGAATGACGGCTGGAACCGGCATCCAGCACAGCGAGTTCAATCCGTCGCCGACGCAGTCGCTACATCTTCTTCAGATTTGGATTCTCCCCGAGGCGGCCGGAATCAAGCCCGGCTATGAGCAGAAGACTTTGGGCGATCGCACCAAGGGACGATTGAGCCTCGTCGCATCGCACGCGGGTGGCGACGGCGCGCTCAGGATTCATCAGGACGCCGGCTTGTATATCGGCGCACTCGATGGCGGCCAGTCGCTGGACAAAGAACTCGCCGTCGGCCGCAACGCCTACGTCCACGTCTCGCGCGGCAAGGTCAACCTCAACGGCGTCGCGCTCGCAGAAGGCGACGGTGCGAAGGTTGCCGATGAGTCGCGCTTGAAATTCGCCGCGCCTGAAGCTGCCGAAGTGCTCCTATTCGATCTTCCCTAG
- a CDS encoding Zn-ribbon domain-containing OB-fold protein: MAEQAQATDTGPRPIVPWLKLAPKPHLEAIKCACGAIYIDPKRVACSKCGETDKFTPLPLSDKGKVYVFSVVHQSYPGIKTPFVTAIVDLPEGISVRATLTDVDPEQAQKEPNKIFNLPVELVTGVAAKDREGHDVVAFSYRPSKN, encoded by the coding sequence ATGGCTGAGCAGGCTCAAGCTACTGACACAGGACCGCGCCCAATTGTTCCATGGCTGAAATTGGCGCCCAAGCCCCATCTCGAAGCTATCAAGTGCGCGTGCGGCGCGATTTATATCGATCCCAAGCGCGTCGCATGCTCGAAGTGCGGCGAGACCGACAAGTTCACTCCGCTGCCCTTGTCCGACAAGGGCAAGGTGTACGTGTTCTCGGTCGTGCATCAGTCATATCCGGGAATCAAGACGCCGTTTGTGACGGCGATTGTCGATCTGCCCGAGGGCATCAGCGTCCGCGCGACTCTGACCGACGTCGATCCCGAGCAGGCGCAGAAGGAACCCAACAAGATTTTCAACCTGCCGGTTGAGTTGGTGACCGGCGTTGCGGCCAAGGATCGCGAAGGGCACGACGTAGTCGCCTTTTCATACCGGCCGAGCAAGAATTAG
- a CDS encoding polysaccharide deacetylase family protein, whose product MEPKGKIRNRPQPTAERLGYPADARVLILNADDFGMCHDQNEGVIRGLTDGLFTSSTILVTCPWFEEAADFARTNPAADLGVHLTLTAEWDRYKWGPVLGRRAVPSLVDERGYLWQTVAQVYEHARLDEAEAELRAQIEKALAAGIDATHLDSHMGTLQLRADYHEIYARLANEYRVPIRLASRRRMGSEGMGAILDQLDRFGVVTPDHLVFNGPPWVGETESYWTNLIRTLEPGVTEILCHPALARDELKSCAHDALQREADFRYFTSEKARRLIADEGVALAGFRRLRGLMRGDPARA is encoded by the coding sequence ATGGAACCGAAGGGAAAAATTCGCAATCGCCCGCAACCGACGGCTGAACGACTCGGCTACCCGGCGGACGCGCGCGTGCTCATCCTCAATGCGGATGATTTCGGCATGTGCCACGACCAGAACGAGGGCGTCATCCGGGGCCTGACAGATGGCCTGTTTACGTCGTCAACGATTCTGGTGACGTGCCCGTGGTTCGAGGAGGCGGCGGACTTTGCGCGGACCAATCCTGCCGCCGACCTCGGCGTACATCTCACGCTGACCGCGGAATGGGATCGCTACAAGTGGGGACCAGTGCTGGGACGGCGCGCAGTGCCGTCGCTGGTGGACGAGCGCGGGTATCTATGGCAGACCGTCGCGCAGGTTTACGAGCATGCCCGCCTCGACGAGGCGGAGGCGGAACTGCGCGCGCAAATCGAAAAGGCGCTCGCCGCGGGAATCGATGCGACGCACCTCGATTCGCACATGGGGACATTGCAATTGCGCGCCGACTATCACGAGATTTACGCGCGGCTGGCCAATGAGTATCGCGTGCCGATCAGGCTGGCGTCGCGCCGGCGGATGGGCAGCGAAGGGATGGGTGCGATTCTCGATCAGCTCGACCGGTTCGGCGTCGTCACTCCCGATCATCTGGTATTCAACGGGCCGCCGTGGGTGGGCGAGACCGAGTCCTACTGGACGAATCTTATTCGCACACTTGAGCCGGGCGTGACTGAGATTTTGTGTCATCCCGCGCTCGCTCGCGACGAACTCAAGAGCTGCGCGCATGACGCTTTGCAACGCGAGGCGGACTTCCGGTACTTCACCTCCGAAAAAGCGCGCCGGCTGATCGCGGATGAGGGCGTCGCGCTCGCCGGCTTTCGCCGACTGCGCGGCTTGATGCGCGGTGACCCGGCTCGCGCGTGA